Proteins co-encoded in one Stomoxys calcitrans chromosome 5, idStoCalc2.1, whole genome shotgun sequence genomic window:
- the LOC106091830 gene encoding uncharacterized protein LOC106091830, with protein sequence MNICYKPCFATPSPALKYRPLSMLMLDCWQREYDKIPYRHFKFEVLNFENRYQRPYDPVQDLSIIIKFIKTRSLISVKLVGIQILPNNNNELLDTFIESLKNLRHIELTMMQLPLEFFELLVCNVEKMKIKELNLQGTFLTDEDISCLRSFLIKSRTIQYLNVSSCDLNQFNFAILADGIYKSSSLMAFNANRLLGKDLSLDSEKIVHTLASLLWQNKLQKIEMEKCEFMAHDMEILAEYLCNASSSLLHLNVAYNKIGPDGAYHLLKAIALSGTLKYLNMNGCGLGSHGAQHIAKYLSSCARLESLLLQFNHMESEDVSMILLTIKKPIKLNELALWGNKYNTRTGSILRRLIESQVLPQDAIDITYTSDDTIPGWRVIPWRN encoded by the exons ATGAACATTTGTTATAAGCCATGTTTTGCTACACCATCACCAGCTCTAAAATATCGTCCCCTATCCATGCTAATGCTGGATTGTTGGCAACGTGAATATGACAAGATACCATATCGTCATTTCAAATTTGaagttttgaatttcgaaaaccGTTATCAAAGACCATATGATCCCGTGCAAGATTTGTccattataataaaatttattaagacaCGAAGTTTGATAAGCGTTAAGCTGGTGGGAATACAAATTCTGcccaataataataatgaacTGCTTGACACTTTCATTgaatccttgaaaaatcttAGACACATTGAATTAACTATGATGCAATTGCCCCTAGAGTTTTTCGAGCTACTCGTATGCAATGTGGAGAAAATGAAGATAAAGGAACTTAATTTGCAAG gaACTTTTCTTACCGACGAGGACATTTCATGCCTGCGTTCTTTTCTCATCAAATCGAGAACTATACAATACTTAAATGTGTCCTCTTGCGACTTAAACCAGTTTAATTTTGCCATTTTAGCTGATGGTATTTATAAGTCATCTTCCTTGATGGCCTTCAATGCCAATCGTTTGTTGGGCAAAGATTTAAGTTTGGATTCTGAGAAAATAGTTCACACTTTGGCATCTCTGTTGTGgcaaaataaattgcaaaaaattgaaaTGGAGAAATGCGAGTTCATGGCTCATGACATGGAGATATTAGCGGAATATCTTTGCAATGCCTCTTCCAGTTTGTTACATCTCAATGTGGCCTAcaacaaaatcggtccagatggcGCTTATCATCTGTTAAAGGCCATCGCATTATCAGgaactttgaaatatttaaatatgaatgGCTGTGGCCTGGGATCTCATGGTGCACAGCATATAGCAAAATATTTAAGTTCTTGCGCTCGCTTAGAATCTTTGCTGCTACAATTCAATCATATGGAGTCCGAAGATGTTTCCATGATTCTACTGACCATCAAAAAGCCAATAAAACTGAATGAACTGGCTTtatggggtaataaatacaaTACCAGAACTGGAAGTATTTTGAGGCGTCTTATAGAATCTCAAGTTTTACCACAAGATGCTATAGATATTACCTATACGTCCGATGATACCATACCAGGTTGGAGGGTAATACCGTGGAGAAATTAA
- the LOC106091829 gene encoding cytochrome c oxidase subunit 4 isoform 1, mitochondrial-like, producing the protein MALQMGKFHRFMQVFNKLPQLMMKRKTSFDYTNTMCGKPICFRESDATICALREKEKGDWKKLSKEDVKTLYRYSFCQTFAEFKAPTGEWKMHLGIGLWACAVGLLFSTFVSNWYGELPETFNEDRRQAQLKRMIALEINPIDGLASKWDYEIGDWK; encoded by the exons ATGGCTCTGCAAATGGGAAAATTTCACCGCTTCATGCAAGTCTTCAATAAACTACCCCAACTTATGATGAAACGCAAAACATCCTTTGACTACACCAACACCATGTGTGGCAAAC CCATATGTTTCCGTGAATCTGATGCCACAATCTGTGCTTTGCGTGAAAAAGAAAAAGGAGATTGGAAGAAACTTTCTAAGGAGGATGTGAAAACTCTCTATCGCTATAGCTTTTGCCAAACCTTTGCCGAGTTCAAGGCCCCCACCGGTGAATGGAAAATGCATTTGGGCATAGGTCTTTGGGCATGCGCTGTGGGTCTGCTGTTTTCGACCTTTGTCAGTAATTGGTACGGCGAGTTGCCAGAAACATTCAACGAGGATCGTCGCCAGGCTCAGTTAAAACGTATGATTGCATTGGAAATAAATCCCATCGATGGATTAGCTTCCAAATGGGATTATGAAATTGGCGATTGGAAATGA